A genomic segment from Acidobacteriota bacterium encodes:
- a CDS encoding IS3 family transposase, with protein sequence GEIFYSLKEAQVVIEQWRQQYNTRRPYSALGYRPPAPGAYSPVKNPVSRPQVVM encoded by the coding sequence GGAGAGATCTTCTATTCATTGAAGGAGGCTCAGGTGGTGATCGAACAGTGGCGGCAGCAGTACAACACCCGCAGGCCGTACTCGGCGCTCGGCTATAGGCCCCCGGCGCCGGGGGCCTATAGCCCTGTCAAAAACCCAGTTTCTCGGCCTCAGGTTGTGATG